The following coding sequences lie in one Heliangelus exortis chromosome 8, bHelExo1.hap1, whole genome shotgun sequence genomic window:
- the PTGER3 gene encoding prostaglandin E2 receptor EP3 subtype — protein sequence MSRWPQCEPNGTRPGAMQGNATGRWAEGCGAVSVAFPLTMMIAGVVGNALAMLLVSRSYRAKGSRRKRSFLLCIGCLALTDLLGQLLTSPIVISVYLSDRAWGAVDPSGHLCAFFGFSMTVFGLCPLLIASAMAVERTLAIRAPHWYASHMKTRVTKLVLLAIWLAVLAFALLPIAGLGRYTLQWPGTWCFISTGHSLFFASAFAALGLLSLVVTVACNLATIQALVSRCRTKGAASRSSKQWGRIAMETLIQLLGIMCVLSACWSPLLITMLKMIFSQTSFEHCRAFSSASQSPDLHKECNFFLTAVRLASLNQILDPWVYLLLRKILLQKFCQAASAVSKCSNNEWKERSITLSEEIRRTAA from the exons ATGAGCCGGTGGCCGCAGTGCGAGCCCAACGGCACCCGGCCCGGCGCCATGCAGGGCAACGCGACGGGGCGGTGGGCGGAGGGCTGCGGTGCCGTCTCGGTGGCGTTCCCGCTGACCATGATGATCGCCGGCGTCGTGGGCAATGCCCTGGCCATGCTGCTGGTGTCCCGCAGCTACCGAGCCAAGGGCAGCCGTCGGAAGAGAtccttcctgctctgcatcGGCTGCCTGGCGCTCACCGACCTGCTGGGACAGCTGCTCACCAGCCCCATCGTCATCTCCGTTTACCTCTCGGACCGCGCCTGGGGCGCCGTCGACCCCTCGGGCCACCTCTGCGCTTTCTTCGGCTTCAGCATGACGGTGTTCGGGCTCTGCCCGCTCCTCATCGCCAGCGCCATGGCCGTGGAGAGGACGCTGGCCATCCGCGCACCGCACTGGTACGCCAGCCATATGAAGACACGGGTGACcaagctggtgctgctggccaTCTGGCTGGCCGTGCTCGCCTTCGCCCTCCTGCCCATCGCTGGGCTGGGCCGGTACACTCTGCAGTGGCCCGGGACCTGGTGCTTCATCAGCACCGGCCACAGCCTCTTCTTCGCCTCCGCCTTCGCCGCCCTGGGGCTCCTGTCCCTCGTGGTGACGGTGGCCTGCAACCTGGCCACCATCCAGGCCTTGGTGTCTCGCTGTCGGACCAAAGGCGCTGCCTCCCGCTCCAGCAAGCAGTGGGGGCGAATCGCCATGGAGACCCTGATCCAACTCCTGGGCATCATGTGTGTCCTCTCAGCCTGCTGGTCACCGCTGCTG ATAACCATGCTGAAGATGATCTTCAGCCAGACATCATTTGAGCACTGCAGGGCTTTCTCCAGTGCATCCCAAAGCCCAGACCTGCACAAGGAATGCAATTTCTTCCTGACCGCCGTGCGCTTGGCCTCGCTCAACCAGATCCTGGACCCCTGGGTTTACCTGCTCCTCAGGAAGATCCTGCTCCAGAAGTTCTGCCAGGCAGCCAGTGCTGTCTCCAAGTGCTCTAACAACGAGTGGAAGGAGAGATCCATCACCTTGTCAGAGGAGATCCGAAGGACAGCAGCCTGA